TCGGGCCGCCGCCCAGCCGACGAGCACCCCACATCGACCCCCGTCGGGGGGGGATTGCGGTCTCAAGCTGTCGGCCGCTGCCGACTGGTGGCAGCAAGCATCGACGAGCAGGCGCCGGGCGTCGTCGGTTCGTGCTCCGCGTCGGACCGCATCGAGGCTCGCGCTGCCTTCTTGCTGCCTCGCTGCCTGACGCCTCGCTTACAAGCTCTGTGCACACGTCCGGGCACGGCCGCACGCTCGGAGCTTCGTCCGTGCCAGCGATCGTCAGCGTGCCGACGTCCGGCGCGGTTACTGTCAGCGTTGCTGTCAGCCACTTCGCCGGCAGTCCAGCCGATCTCGGTCTCAGGGCTGGGCAACCGCTGCAAATTCTCGACCCACTCAGCCCCGGGCCTTTGGCCGTCGTAGGGGAACTGGACCACTCCGTCGATCCATGTCGGCCGCTTGCCGCTGTGAACGTGCTGCCTCCTGTCAGTTGAGGAGTCCAAATGGCCGCACTGACCTGGCGCAGCCTCCTTGCTGCCCTCCAGGACGGCCGGCCGCCCCGCGAGCCTCGGGCATCTAGGGGAGTCAGGCGAAGCCAACCGTCCACCGCAGACCGACGATGTGGTCTTGGTGAGACCCAGGGTGACTGACGGGCTACGCATGGAGGGGTGTCGGTACTAGACTGGCGGCTCGACCTCGGCAGAGGAGGAGTCCGTGGGGGACGACCGCATCTACCAGATGACTATCAGCCTAAATGTCCTCAATCATCTTGGGCTGAATCTCTACAGCAATGTCCCAGCGGTTTTGTCTGAGGTCGTCGCCAACGCATACGACGCTGATGCCCAAGAGGTTTATATCACCATAGACCCAGTGGGAAGGCAGATCGTAATCAAGGATGATGGAGAGGGCATGACCCTAGACCACATCAACGAGCGGTATCTGAATGTTGGTTATGAGCGACGGCGAGACGAACGCGCGGTAACGCTCAAGTTTGACCGCCCGGTTATGGGACGGAAGGGCATCGGAAAGCTTTCTCTCTTCTCCATTGCGGAAACTGTTGAGGTCCACACCGCAAGGGAGGGGGAAAAGCATGCCCTTCGCATGACAATCGACGGAATCAGAGCGGCGATCAGTGACAACCCTGAGCAGTCGCGGCCGTATCGTCCAGAAGTGCTCGATCCCAGCCTGGTCGATTTCGACCAAGGGACACGTATTGTCCTCACCAACTTGAAGAAGAGTTTGGCCAACGTTAATGCCGGCCTGCGCAAAAGACTCGCACGTCGCTTTTCGGTGATCGGCGCAGAGTACTCTTTCCGACTCTTTATTGGAGATCGCGAAGTAAGCTTCGCAGATCGTGATTACTTCCATAAGCTACAGTACGTCTGGGCTTATGGTTCTGCAGAAGAGGCTGAGGAAACCCTCGACCGGTGCAGCAACGCGACCGAGAAGGTAAACATCCCGGCGCCGGAGATCGCAGGCGGCGTGGTTACCGGATGGATCGGGACGGTAGAACACTCAGGAGCACTTAAAGAAGCGGAGGACAACCTTAACAGCATCTCTCTCATGGTGCGAGGAAAGCTCGCCCATGAAGACCTTCTCGAAGAATTCAACGAGGGTAAGGTTTTCCGAGCATATCTAATCGGCGAACTGCACGCGGACTTCCTCGACGATGACGCACTTGATGATATTGCCACCAGCAGTAGACAACGCATCATCGAGGATGACCCTCGCTTCCAGGATCTTTTATCCTGGCTACAAAAGGAGATCACCCGGATCGGGTCGGGTTGGACGGATTTCCGAAATGCGGCCGGAACCAAAGCTGCTTTGGAGAACGACCTAATCAAAGACTGGTTCCTCACCCTGGGTGGTGACAGCCGCAAGAAGGCGCAGAGACTCTTCGGTAAGATCAACCAGCTGACGATGGACGACGAACGACAGAGGGAAGAGTTGTTCGCCCACGCGGTTTTGGCCTTCGAGACCC
The sequence above is a segment of the Micromonospora sp. WMMD882 genome. Coding sequences within it:
- a CDS encoding ATP-binding protein, which produces MGDDRIYQMTISLNVLNHLGLNLYSNVPAVLSEVVANAYDADAQEVYITIDPVGRQIVIKDDGEGMTLDHINERYLNVGYERRRDERAVTLKFDRPVMGRKGIGKLSLFSIAETVEVHTAREGEKHALRMTIDGIRAAISDNPEQSRPYRPEVLDPSLVDFDQGTRIVLTNLKKSLANVNAGLRKRLARRFSVIGAEYSFRLFIGDREVSFADRDYFHKLQYVWAYGSAEEAEETLDRCSNATEKVNIPAPEIAGGVVTGWIGTVEHSGALKEAEDNLNSISLMVRGKLAHEDLLEEFNEGKVFRAYLIGELHADFLDDDALDDIATSSRQRIIEDDPRFQDLLSWLQKEITRIGSGWTDFRNAAGTKAALENDLIKDWFLTLGGDSRKKAQRLFGKINQLTMDDERQREELFAHAVLAFETLRYRDNLDALEDLEPRDIAMVSTLFRTIEDLEAALYHQIVVQRLRVIDKLRSHVDENALERILQEHLFEHLWLLDPSWERATDRTMEERISSGFASITSQLTAEEAASRLDIRYKRVTGTNVIVELKRHSVITDTMTLAAQVDKYRNAILRYLQDIGKDEPVEVVCVVGRDLRDWANIRGKEESRNLLSAKNIRVVKYEQLLADAYAGYREYLDGQDELGRIRKILDSIASDSDDA